In the Oscillospiraceae bacterium genome, TGCTTTCCACCGGCATGAGCAACTTGAATGAGATCACCGACGCCCTGGGCATCCTGGACGATGGCGGCTGCCCCGAGGTCACGGTGCTGCACTGCAACACCCAGTACCCCACCCCCTACGAGGACGCCAACCTCACCGCCATGATGGAATTGTTCGACCAGTTCGGCCTGCCGGTGGGCCTGTCCGACCACACCCCCGGCTGGGAGTGTGACGTCGCCGCTGCCGTGCTGGGCGCGCAGGTGATCGAAAAGCACTTCACGCTGGATAAATCCCTGCCCGGCCCTGACCAGAAAGCCAGCCTCGACCCTGCCGAGTTCAAGGCTATGGTGGACGCGGTGCGCCATGTGGAAGCCGCCCTGGGCGACGGTCACAAGCACCTGACCGAGAGCGAAGCCCCCAACAAAACGGTGGCCCGCAAAAGCATCGTGGCTGCCCGCGCCATCAAGGCAGGGGAGATCTTTACCACCGAGAACCTGACCACCAAGCGCCCCGGGGACGGCATTTCCCCCATGCGCTGGTACGAAGTGCTGGGCCAAGCCGCCAAGCGCGACTTTGCCGAGGATGAAAAAATCGAGCTGTAACGAGGTTTTATGCGCACGATTTGTGTAGTGACCGCCACGCGGGCGGAATACGGTCTGCTGCGCCCTGTGGTGCAAAAGCTGGCGGCGTCCAGCACGCTGCAATTGCAGCTGGTGGCCACCGGCGCGCACCTCTGCCCGCGTTTGGGCGAGACAGTGCGGGAGATCGAAGCCGACGGCGTACCCATCGCGGCCCGCCTGCCGATTTTTGTGGGCGATGAGAACGAGCCGGTGGCCGTGACCATTGCCCGCACCATTACCGTGTTTGACGCATACTTTTCCGCCCACCGTCCCGATGCCGTGCTGCTGCTGGGCGACCGGTTTGAAATTTTCGCGGCAGCCATCGCTGCGGCGACCCGGCATATCCCCATCGCCCACATTTCGGGCGGGGATGTGACCCTTGGCGCGGCGGATGAATACTACCGCCACTGCATCACCAAAATGGCAGCGGTGCATTTCCCGTCCTGCGCTGATAGCGCCGCCCGGTTGGTCCGTATGGGCGAAGCTCCCAAAACGGTGTTTTGCGTGGGCGGCCTGGGCGACGAGAACATCCGCACTCTGCCCAAAATGAGCCGGGAAGAATTGTGCAACTCCACAGGCTTCCCGCTGCAGCAGCCCTTTGCGCTGGTGACCTACCACCCCGAGACTTCTGCCGATGCCGGCTCGCCTGCCGCCCAGAGTGAAGCCCTTTGCGCCGCTATGGAAGCCGTGCCCGGCGTCTACTGGCTCATCACCGGCTCTAACGCCGACGCAGGCGGGCAGATCTGCACGGCCCGCATGCAGCGCTTTGCCGCCGAACACCCCGACCGCGCCGGGTTCATCCAAAGCCTGGGATTGCGGCGGTACCTTTCGGCCATGCAGTACGCCGCGCTGGTGGCGGGCAATTCCTCCTCCGGCGTGGTGGAAACGCCGACCTTTAAGGTGCCCACCGTCAATATCGGCCAGCGCCAGGCGGGGCGCGCTATCTGCGCCAACGTTTTGTGCTGTGATGCCGAGGAACCGGTCATTGAAGCTGCCCTGCGCCGCGCGTTAAGCCCGGAGTTTGCCGCCACCGCCGCCACGGCCCAAAGCCCCTACGGCGGCGGGGACACCAGCGGCAAGATCTGCACCGTGCTGCAAAACTTTGATTTCTCAAAGCCTAAAATGTTTTATGACGGCCCAGTGCCGGAATTTGACCCCCAAAGGAGCGTTTTGGTATGAAACTTCTGATCGTTGGTCTGGGCAGTATGGGCAAGCGCCGCGCACGCCTGTCCAAAGGCATTGACGCCGCCCTCCACATTGTGGGCGTGGATACCGCCGAGGCCCGCCGTGCCGAGGCCTGCACCCTGGGCCTGGCGGATGCCGCCTATCCCACCATTGCCGAGGCCGTGGCCGCCGAGCACCCGGACGCCGCTCTGGTTTGCACCGCGCCGCTCTCCCACGCTGCGGTCATCGGCGAACTGCTGGATAACGACCTGCCTGT is a window encoding:
- the neuB gene encoding N-acetylneuraminate synthase codes for the protein MPVTIIAEAGVNHNGDLEMAKKLALTAKECGADIVKYQTAVPELVVSKFAEKAEYQKQTTDAAESQLEMIRKLHFSFEGHKELKEYCDSIGIQYLSAPFDIPSVQFLGTLGLPLIKVPSGEITNLPYLEEVAKLHTPVLLSTGMSNLNEITDALGILDDGGCPEVTVLHCNTQYPTPYEDANLTAMMELFDQFGLPVGLSDHTPGWECDVAAAVLGAQVIEKHFTLDKSLPGPDQKASLDPAEFKAMVDAVRHVEAALGDGHKHLTESEAPNKTVARKSIVAARAIKAGEIFTTENLTTKRPGDGISPMRWYEVLGQAAKRDFAEDEKIEL
- the neuC gene encoding UDP-N-acetylglucosamine 2-epimerase, with amino-acid sequence MRTICVVTATRAEYGLLRPVVQKLAASSTLQLQLVATGAHLCPRLGETVREIEADGVPIAARLPIFVGDENEPVAVTIARTITVFDAYFSAHRPDAVLLLGDRFEIFAAAIAAATRHIPIAHISGGDVTLGAADEYYRHCITKMAAVHFPSCADSAARLVRMGEAPKTVFCVGGLGDENIRTLPKMSREELCNSTGFPLQQPFALVTYHPETSADAGSPAAQSEALCAAMEAVPGVYWLITGSNADAGGQICTARMQRFAAEHPDRAGFIQSLGLRRYLSAMQYAALVAGNSSSGVVETPTFKVPTVNIGQRQAGRAICANVLCCDAEEPVIEAALRRALSPEFAATAATAQSPYGGGDTSGKICTVLQNFDFSKPKMFYDGPVPEFDPQRSVLV